The DNA window AACAGGCATCAACAACTCCCAAAAACATGCCGCGCAATCTACAGGGACGGGCCAGGCACCTGCCATGATAATCAACCGCCAGCGTTTTCCCTACTCCCAGCCGTCAACACCGCACGGCAAGGATCCGCCAGGCCTGCGGCAGGACCCGTTCTCTCGACTGTCGCCGTATTCCCTCGACTTTTCCGCCAGCCGCCGTACCATAGTGGGGAGGGAGCCGGCTGCCACTACCCCAACAAGGAGAATTGTTGTGACTGCGTCTGTTAACAAATCGCTGGCCCGCGCCCTGGTCGTGGGTCTGGCCGGCTGCCTGCTGGCTGCTCCGGCCCTGGCCGATACGCTGCGTCTGGCGAATGGAGACTCCGTGACGGGCAAGGTGCTTTCGATCGATGCCGAGCAGGTCCAGCTCGAAAGCGACGTCCTGGGAAAACTGACCATCCCCCGCGCCAAGATCGCCTCGATCCATTTCGGCGATGCTCCTCCCGCTGCCGCTCCGGCGCAGGCCGCCCCAGCGGACTTGAAAGTTCCCAAACTGCCCGCCATTACGGCCGAACAGAAAAAGTACCTGGAAGAACAAACGCGAAAGACCGGCGCCACCCCGGCTGACGTGCTGAAGCAGCTGCAGTCCGGCGGCGTCGATCCCAACGCCGTCGACGAAATCACCCGAAATCTGCCTGGCTTTGCCGCTCCGGAAGTGCAAGAGTATTTCAACAATACGCTCGGAGGTCTGCAAAGCGGCCAGCTGAATATTGGCGACATCCGCAAAGACGCCGTCAAAGCCCGCGACCAGATCAAAGAACTCCAGGAAGAACTGGGACCCGAAGCGGCCGCGCTGAACGGCTACCTGGGGATTCTGGAAAACTTCATTCGTAAAACCGAATCAGAAGCCGAGCCTCAGCCCAAGGCGGCTCCCCAATCCTCCTCTCCCAAATCCTCCGCTCCCAAATCCAAGACTCCCCCCAAAACGGCCGGCCCTAAATAGGCCGCCTGCCCACGGCGCCAGGGAGCCTCGGGATTCAGAAAGAAATAGACGCGTCGGTCTGGTCTGCCCGGCCAGACCGACGCGCCCCATGTCGGGATGACAAGTTGAAGTGGGTGGATTGTAGGGATCAGGTGTGACAGCCTATGTCATACCTGGACCGTTTCAGAAAGTTTTTTTGCCGCCCCTGTCTCCGAGGCGGGCGTTTGCGGTTTTCAACGGGTTGCGGCAGGGTGCAAGGCGATTCATGGCGCGAATTCGATCCCGGAATGCGGCCCTGGCCCAGGTTTTTGCCGACTGTCAGCAGCCTGTCTACGTCCTGAATGATCAGCGGCAGATTGTCTTTTGCAACGAAGCCTGCGCCGCCTGGCTGGCGGAACCGATCGACCAGATTGAAGGTCGCCAGCTTGATTACCACTCCGGCGACGCGAACCACCCGCACGCCGGACTGACGCCGCCCCCGGAGGCCTTTGCCGCCAGCTTCTGGCGCGGCAGCGTCACCGCCGGCCCTGGCTCTCCGGCTCCGCGAATGGCGGCGTTTACGGCCCTGTTTGACCCCCAGGGCGATCTGACCGGCCTGCTCGCGGTGGTCGACTCCGCAGCGGCCCCTTCCGACTCGCCCCCGCCCAGCTCGACCTGCACGGCGGGAGATACCGAGGCCGAAGCCCTGCACCAGCAGCTGCTGTCTATCCGGCAGCAGTGGGGCGAGCGGCTGTTCCTGGATCCGCTGCTGGGCGATGCAGCCCTCACGACCAAGCTGCGAGCGCAAGTGCGGCTGGCGATGGAAACGCGCACACCCGTGCTGCTGGTCGGCCCGGCAGGCTCCGGCCTGCCCCAACTGGCCAGGGCCATTCACGCCGCCCGTGACCCCGACGGCGTCTGTCCGCTGGCCCCTCTTTCCGGGTCGCTGGCGGACGCGGAGCATGTGCAGACGTCCCTGCGTTCCCTGCTCCGCAAGGCGCCGGGCGAGCCGGTGCTCCGGCGTCCCGTGTTGTTGCTGCTGGAAGCGGATCGCCTGCAGCCGTCCGCCCAGCAGGAACTGGCCGGGTTCCTCACGCTGCCGGGTTTTGAATTGTCGATCCTCGCCGTGGCGGAAGAACCACTCGAACTGCTGGCGGAGAAGGACCTGTACCGCACCGACCTGGCCCGCGTGCTCAGCCCGCTGGTGGTGCAATTCCCACCGCTGGCCGACCGGTCAGGCGATCTCCCACTGCTGGCCCAGCGAGCCCTCGAAAAACTGAACGCCCTGGGCGGACCGCAGCGCAGCGGCTTCTCAGAAGAAGCGCTGGATCAGCTGGCCGCCTATCCCTGGCCGGGCAACCTGGACGAACTGGCCGAGGTGGTCGAACAAGCCCACCGGAACGCCCGCCAGGCGGAAGTCGCCGCCGCCGATCTGCCCGACAAAATCCGCAAACGGATCGACGCCAAACGTTACGCACCGCAGCCGCCGGAAAAGATCGACCTGTACCGCTACCTGTCGCGGATCGAAGGCGAATTGATCGACCGCGCCATGCGTCTGGCCAAGGGGAACAAAACGCGGGCCGCCGAACTGCTGGGAGTGAACCGCGCCCGTCTGATCCGCCGCATCAACCAGGATGACTGAGCGACTTTCTCCGGCAACGAGGCTCAATCCAGAAGGGCGCCTTTGCCCGCCCTATTGCTGGCCTGGCTTGAAGTTGCGGACCGATTTGATCTCGCGGCGACGAGGCTCGACCAGCGCGACCAGTTCGCCTTCCTGGTTATGGGCGGCCGCCAGCGGCTCTTCCAGCTGGAAGCGGTTGTCGAGAAAGCGTCCCGCGAACAGCAGCTCTGTTTCCATCTCCGTCACCACGATCGTCGGCAGATGGGCCACCGCCAGCGCGGCCGGCGTCAACAGATACGGCAGCACGTCCGGCGCCGGGATTTCGTCGGGAGAGATCGCATCGGCCAGGGTGAACGAGCCGATCGCAGTGCGTGTCAGGCCCGACATGACCGCGCAGTCGCCCAGCGCTTCGGCCAGATCGCGGCCCAGCGAACGGACGTAAACGCCTTTGCCGCACTCAATGTTGAGCGTCAACTGCGGATAGTCGTAGTGCTCGACCTCGATGCTGTAGACCTCGACAGGGCGTTCGTCCAGCTGCACTTCTTTCCCTTTACGGGCCAGCTCGTAAGCGCGTCGCCCCTGCACTTTGATGGCGGAGTACGCCGGCGGACGCTGCTGGATCGAACCAATAAACGCCGGCAACGCTGCGTCCAGATCGGCCCGGGTGGGCGGCTCGGCCAGCGGCCGGAGGATCTGCTCACCTTCCAGGTCTTCGGTCGCGCTTTCCCGCCCCAGCAGAAATTGCGCCCGGTATCGCTTGTGCGCTTGCTGCAGGTACTCCACCAGGCGGGTGGCCTGCCCCAGGGCAATCACCAGCACGCCGTCGGCCAGCGGGTCAAGCGTGCCGCCGTGCCCCACTTTCCAGCCCCGTGCGGCGAACTTGACGCGGTCCACCACATCGCGCGAGGTACACCCGCGCGGCTTGTTGATATTCAAAAACCCAAACATGAACGGAAACTATGGTTGCTGAATCGTGAAGTTGCACAGGTCGCGAATCTCGGCCGGCGACCTGTCGCGCAGTCCGCTGAAACGGGCCAGCAGTGCGTCGACATCGTCCACGCCCAGGGCCGCCAGCGTGCGAAATTTGTGGGCCACAAACTCATCCAGCCGGCCGCTCTGGTTCCGGGCGTGACCTTCAGGGTACATCACCAGCGGGCTGCCCAGCACGCCCAGCGTGCGGTGCGTCAGCTCCACCCGGGTCGGAATTCCGTCGGGGTAGCGGGCGTCGTACTCGGGGCCGCCGTGGACAAACTCAATGCGTTGCATCAGGTCGCGGGTGAGCGGATCGAACAGCGTCTGGTCGTCGTAATCGGCCGGGACCAGCGTCAGTTCTTTCCAGCCCGCCCGTTTCTGCTGCAGGGCTTTCCGCAACAGCGCGGCGATGATGTACACCATGGAATGGTCCGCACTCTGGCGGGTTTGCGGATCGCGCTTGGCCGGGTCGCCGATGATGCTGAACGCCGGCTCGTAGATCGCAATGCGAATCTTCTCTAACTGACCGACATCGTCCAGCAGGGCCGGGTTCGCGCAGAGCAGATCGATCAACCCTTGAATAGCGCCAGCCGACTGGTGCTCATACAGCCCCAGTTTGAAGTGCATCTGCATCACGGCGAAGTCGCTCCCTTCGCCGGAAAGCTGCAGGTCGAACGGACTCAGGTCCGGCTGTCCCGGCGGCTCCATCAGGCAGAAAATGGCCTGGGGGTTACGGAAGATATCCGCCGGCCCCACAAAACCCCGCAGCGCTCGCCTGGCGGAAAGCACGGCCGCTTCGGTGCTGATGGCGGCCGAGGCGCCCTTGGAGTCCGACAGCTGATGCCCGGCGCGGATCGCCCTGAAGGGGATGTAATGGGCGACCGTCATGCCGATGGCCGATTCGATCTGCTCTTCCGTGCCGCCCTGCATGGCTGCATAAACGGCGGCCGAAGCGATCGCCCCGTGCACGACATGATCGATCTTGTGGTTCTTGAGCGCGAAGACTTCGGCCAGGCGGCCGCGGATTTCGTCCAGGCAGATCATCGCTTTGAGCAGACGACGGCCGTCCCACTGTTGCATCTGCGCGGCGGCCAGAGCGACCGGATAGAAGTCGTTATGGCCAAACTCGCCCGCGGCGTCGCCGGTGCGGGGGTTGTAGCCAAAGTTGGTGCCGTTAGCGTCCAGCTCACGGGCGGCGGCGCTATTGGCCACCACGGCCTTTTCCGGCGCCACAAGAGAAGTGGAGCCCAGCAAGGCGGCGCCCTGGCTGGGGTCAGATACCGGATAGGAGAGCGCTTCCTGGCGCAGCACAACCGGCGCATTCATGCCAGCGGCCAGTGCGGCCACGGCGCAAGCGACACTGTCGAGATGAAACTGCTCGACCTTGGCGTAAACAGCGTCGTCAGGCTCGCCCAGACGATCGTTCAGGAAATCGAGCGTATAGCGAGCGATTCCCCGGGCCTGGTTCTGATCCCGGGACAGAAAAACAGGGTCCGGCATCCGCGGCTCCAAAAAGGCAAGGCCCAGGCCAGACCTCAACGGCAGCGCAGCGTTAACGGTTAGCAGGACCTATCAGGAAAGGAATCGTTACCCATGCAACCGTCCCGTCGCGAGCGGTTGCGCAATCAAGCGACGGGACCCTGTCGGGAGAACCGACCCAACCAGGCAATCTCCCAGAAGCGTTCTACCGCCTAAGCTAGACGACCAGATCAGTCGCCGACGTAGGGGAGCAGGGCCATGAACCGGGCCCGCTTGATCGCTTTGGTGACCGCATGCTGGCTCACCGCGGTGCAGCCCGTTTTGCGACGGCCCACGATCCGTCCGTGGCGGTTGATGAGTTTGTTGAGCAGCTCGATGTCTTTATAGTCGACATACATCGGCCGCGGGCGTTTGCCATCGACGAAGATCGGATCCTTTTTGGCGGTGCGAGTTTTCGCCTTCGCGCGTTTGCGAGCGCGGGTGCTCTTTGTCGGGGGTGGGGCCATAATTGGGTTCTAAATTCTTGCGTAAAGTTTTGTAGATGGAAAAGGCACTAGTTTAACGAAATCGCTTGTTGTTGCAAGAGTTCCGTGCCGGGCGGGAAACGCTTTTCACCGCGGGGAACCGTCCGCACCGGAACAGGTCCGACACAACTCCCCTGGCGGACACACCTTAAAGGCGTTCGCGTCACAAACAGGCGGCGGGAGGCGGCCTAAAAAATGGGCTCTTTTCCCAGCTGCCGCCGGACGATAACCCACTGGCCTGCGTGCATCATCCAGTGGGCCGACTGCATCGCAATCACGGCGCCCACCGTCGCTCCCAGTCGCTGAATCTGCGCCGGCGCCGGCTGTTCCAGCTCTTCGTCCGACAGGCGATCCAGCAGGGCGAACGTGCCGGCCCGCTGCTCTTTCATTACCTTCAGGTATTCGTCCCTGGTGCAAAAATCGGCCGGATTGTCGCTGGACGCCATATCTTTCCGGTGCCGATCCGCAAAACCGTCCGGCAGCGGCGGCATCGAATCGGGGCTGACCATGTTGTTCAGCGAGTTTTCCGACGCAATCAGATGGCCCACCTGCCAGGCGATATGATTCGCTTTGGGGTGCGGACGAATCATCAGCTGCTCGTCCGTCAGGTCTTTGAGGTAACCATCGACGACGAAGTTCGGCAACTGCAGTTCATGTTTGATTTGTTGAGCAATGCTCACGGTAGCAACTTCCATAGGAGGGAGAAGAGGGCGGATCGCATCCCGTTCGACAGCCGGGCGCCCCAGGGCGGCCACCAGGAATCCAGGACGGATCTCGCCGCAAGAGTCGTTCGTCGCGATTCGCTCGGCGAAGAAACGCGCGTTTTCGCCAGGCGAAAGGCGACTCTCAATGCGTGCTTCTGCACGGGAACCCCAGGAAAGGGAAATCCCGCCCGCAAGAACAGGCCGTTCACCAGCCCGCTGCGACCCCCGCATTATAACCGGCCCGCCTCGATCACTACACCCCCTGAAACCAATCGCCATGCGGCCAGGATGCGGCCTGGCGAACGGCAATCTCAGCGCATCTTCCCCAGAATATCAGCGACTGGAAGTCACCCGTCGTTTCGATCCGATTGCATCACTCGCATGAGAAGTCGCGACACCAACGCTCCGGCTCATCGCCCCGACGCGGGCCAGGCGGAATCGCCCTGACACGCATCGACACGCATCGACACGCGTGACTCCAGAGCAGCCAACGACTAACATACTGACTTGCGACGTTGGATGGCGTGGGCGTCAGACTGCAAATTTGCAGTCTGGTGTTGATACTCCGACCATCCTGCACACACGTTAGGAACGAGGGGGAAATAACTTCGGTTTTGTATAACACCGAGGACGTTGCGGAAAGCGAGCCTGCTTGAAATCGCGTCGTGACCTGTGCCGAAAGAGCCAGTCTGGCCGACTTCATCAAGGACGATCCGCTGCCGACCGGCCCTTTGCGCCTTCGCGCCTTTGCGTGAGATCTTCTTCGTGACAGGACCGCCAATCCGTCCTTGAACGGCGAGAAGAAAAATTGAGCCGGTTGAAGAATTTCCCCTCGCGTAAATGGGGACTCACGCAAAGGCGCGAAGGCGCAAAGAAGGATGAAGAGGTGTGAGAATAAATTGGCCGCGCCCCTTGGGGATGTCGCGTTTCAGACTCCGACCAGATGGGGGAAATAGCCGAAGTTATTTTTCCCCGACTCCTTATTGGCAGAAGCGAAACCCTGTCCGTGATGCACATCAACATTCGTGACACCGCTGCAGAGGACCTGGATGCGATCTTACGCATTGGCAACGATGCGCTCGTTGCCCCCCACCAGTACCGCCAGTCCCTGGCGGGAACGAGAGACAAATGGTGCGATTTTCTCGCAGGAAAAAGAGACACGAAATTCGTCACGTTCCGGTGCGCGACCATCCTGGACGGCGACACAATCATCGGAAACGTCTCCCAATGGCACATAAATTCAAACGACCGGCCGATCGTCCAGTGCGGCTGGAATCTGACGCCCGCTTACTGGGGGCGCGGAGTCATGTGCCTTGCTCTGACCGAACTGTTCAACCGGTTCTTCGCCAACGACGGCGTCGCCCACATTTATGCCGACTGTTTCCGCAGCAATCACCGCTGTATTCGTGTGCTGGAAAAGCTTGGGTTTACGCCCAACGGCATACCGCCGCATCACCGTGTGATCATCGCCTGGTCAATGCGATGCCTGCACTGGATCAGACGTTTCCGGCTTGATTCTGAAATGTGGCAGCCTTCGGCCCCCTAGAGCCCTCGGATACAACAAAGGACCGATGCTCGGTTGTTCGTAACCATCAAACGGACACCCAGCAACAAGCCCGCGTTCGCAAAGCGAAAGGCGACTTTTCAACTGTGGTTTTTCGCCCAGCGACGAAACTAAAAACGCAAGGTAAAGTCACTCGCGTATCTTCATCAAGCTCGGCGATTCACTCTGGAGAGAGACTGTCAAATGGGAATGCACATTGGACTGGTGGCCGCGCAGACTTCTGTCGCGGAATTGAGTGCGGCATTGCTCAAGGCTTGCCCGAATCTTGAACTGGTCGCCTCGCAAAAAGAGTTTGCCAGCGCCGACGACCTGTGGGCGTGGAAAGAAGCCAACGAGCAGTTTGTCTCCGCAGCCGACTGGAGCCAGGACACGCCTGGCAAATCGGTCTACATGTTCTGGCAGGATGGCCCCTGGGCGATACTCCTGGATCCGGATTATACGCTAGCGTCAAACGACAACCTGTTACAAACGCTCAGTTCGACGTTCGGCAAAGTCCTGTCATTTGTGGTGGAGTCTGCCGGGGGCTGTGCGTTCTTCTGGTGCTATGAAAACGGCGTGCAACGCAGGCAGATCAGCAACACCGATGGCGAGGTGACACTGGAGGGCGAACCGCTCGCCGAAGAGACCGGCATCGACGCGAATAACTATTACATGGAAGAAACGGAAGCACTCTGGCGAGCATTCGGTATTGCTCCTTACGAACGCCTGGAGTCTGCCGTCGGCTGTATCGCCATCAGCGTCATTGACCGCACTGACTACTCCGACCTGTAAAACTTCGCCGCACAATTGTGTGAACCAGAGGAACGAGGGGGAAATAACTTCGGTTTTGTATAACACCGAGGACGTTGCGGAAAGCGAGCCTGCTTGAAATCACGTCGCGACCTGTGCCGAAAGAGCCAGTCTGGCCGACTTCATCAAGGACGATCCGCTGCCGACCGTCCCTTTGCGCCTTCGCGCCTTTGCGTGAGATCCTCTTCGTGACAGAACCGCCAATTCGTCCTTGAACGGCGAGAAGAAAAATTGAGCCGGTTGAAGAATTTCCCCTCGCGTAAATGGGGACTCACGCAAAGGCGCGAAGGCGCAAAGAAGGATGAAATGGTGTGAGAATAAATTGGCCGCGCCCCTTGGGGATGTCGCGTTTCAGACTCCGACCAGATGGGGGAAATAGCCGAAGTTATTTTTCCCCGACTCCACAGCCGTCGTCGGGATCAAACGAAATGGTCCCTGGGTCGGCGGAGGCCGGCGACATCAACAAGCTAACTGCAGACGTTACTGACTATAAAATGACTCGCCGAAAATGACTCGCCAACTCCAGCAAATTGACGACGGAATATTCACCGTTTCTGAAGTTTTTGACCGGGACGAATGTCGCGATCTGATGGAACGCTCAGAATCAATCGGTTTCGAAGCGGCATCGGTTCGAACCTCGCAGGGACCGCAGATGATGACCAGGATTCGCAACAATGATCGTGTCGTGTTCTATGACGCCGAATTGGCAAGCCAAATGTGGCAGCGAATCCACCCGTTCGTGCCGGTCCTGGAAGAACATACTGCTTGCGGCGTGGATTCAAACCTGCGTATCTATCGCTACTTTCCAGGACAACAATTCAAACGCCACAAAGATGGCGCGGTGACCAACGAGGCGGGGCAAACCAGTAAGCTTTCCTACCTGATCTACCTGAATGAGGATTGCGTTGGCGGATCGACAAGGTTTCGCGATTACCGTGATGCCGACGGCGCTCGAGAGAAGGTGGAATTTATCGTCTCACCAGTTACCGGAACCGCGTTGCTGTTCCGCCATGAACGCTGGCACGAAGGCGCGCCAGTGACCGAAGGCGCCAAATACGTCCTTCGAACGGACGTGTTCTATACAACCGGATGCGAATAATCGAATAGCAAGGCGGACACCTCCGACCGGCCCCACTAACGCCAAGAATGCGGGCCCGAAACAGCCTGTTTAACAGGGAAAACCAGGCCCGCACAGCGCTCCCCCTGCGACCAAAACGGAGGCAAGCTCGCTGCCGCAAAAACTCGAACGCGTTTTCAGCGGAGCTGTTCGTCCTGATAAAATCTGGGCGGGCCCAATTGTCTGTGCAACAGACTCCTCTTCGCCCTCCTGGTCCAGGTTATCCCTCCCCTTTGGCCAATCATGAAAATACTTTGGTGCTGGCGTTGCAACATGGATTATCCCATGCTGGAGCGAGAGGAATGGGAAATCATCGCCAGGGCGCGCAGCGTTAACCGGAGGGATCCCCAGGCGGCGTTCGCCGTCCTCGAGCGTGCGTCCGCCAGGCTCGGCATTGATCCGCCTTTACCGCTGCCCCCTGAAAGCCCTGCAATGGCGGAGCTGTGGTGGCCCATGATCGTGGGTTATCATATGTTTACGGGCGTGCTGGAAGATTCGCCGAATTCCATCTCGCATCATCTCGTGTCCGAGCACGGGCCGCCTTGTAGCGCATGCGGCAAGCCGCTTCGCACTCCGAGGGCCAAGATGTGCGCTGCTTGCGGCGTTTCCGTCTCCCCTTGACGCCGTTTCCCAAACGACCTTTCTCGCACATT is part of the Lignipirellula cremea genome and encodes:
- a CDS encoding C1 domain-containing protein, with the protein product MDYPMLEREEWEIIARARSVNRRDPQAAFAVLERASARLGIDPPLPLPPESPAMAELWWPMIVGYHMFTGVLEDSPNSISHHLVSEHGPPCSACGKPLRTPRAKMCAACGVSVSP
- a CDS encoding prolyl hydroxylase family protein, whose translation is MTRQLQQIDDGIFTVSEVFDRDECRDLMERSESIGFEAASVRTSQGPQMMTRIRNNDRVVFYDAELASQMWQRIHPFVPVLEEHTACGVDSNLRIYRYFPGQQFKRHKDGAVTNEAGQTSKLSYLIYLNEDCVGGSTRFRDYRDADGAREKVEFIVSPVTGTALLFRHERWHEGAPVTEGAKYVLRTDVFYTTGCE
- a CDS encoding MmgE/PrpD family protein encodes the protein MPDPVFLSRDQNQARGIARYTLDFLNDRLGEPDDAVYAKVEQFHLDSVACAVAALAAGMNAPVVLRQEALSYPVSDPSQGAALLGSTSLVAPEKAVVANSAAARELDANGTNFGYNPRTGDAAGEFGHNDFYPVALAAAQMQQWDGRRLLKAMICLDEIRGRLAEVFALKNHKIDHVVHGAIASAAVYAAMQGGTEEQIESAIGMTVAHYIPFRAIRAGHQLSDSKGASAAISTEAAVLSARRALRGFVGPADIFRNPQAIFCLMEPPGQPDLSPFDLQLSGEGSDFAVMQMHFKLGLYEHQSAGAIQGLIDLLCANPALLDDVGQLEKIRIAIYEPAFSIIGDPAKRDPQTRQSADHSMVYIIAALLRKALQQKRAGWKELTLVPADYDDQTLFDPLTRDLMQRIEFVHGGPEYDARYPDGIPTRVELTHRTLGVLGSPLVMYPEGHARNQSGRLDEFVAHKFRTLAALGVDDVDALLARFSGLRDRSPAEIRDLCNFTIQQP
- a CDS encoding GNAT family N-acetyltransferase; amino-acid sequence: MHINIRDTAAEDLDAILRIGNDALVAPHQYRQSLAGTRDKWCDFLAGKRDTKFVTFRCATILDGDTIIGNVSQWHINSNDRPIVQCGWNLTPAYWGRGVMCLALTELFNRFFANDGVAHIYADCFRSNHRCIRVLEKLGFTPNGIPPHHRVIIAWSMRCLHWIRRFRLDSEMWQPSAP
- a CDS encoding helix-turn-helix domain-containing protein, translating into MARIRSRNAALAQVFADCQQPVYVLNDQRQIVFCNEACAAWLAEPIDQIEGRQLDYHSGDANHPHAGLTPPPEAFAASFWRGSVTAGPGSPAPRMAAFTALFDPQGDLTGLLAVVDSAAAPSDSPPPSSTCTAGDTEAEALHQQLLSIRQQWGERLFLDPLLGDAALTTKLRAQVRLAMETRTPVLLVGPAGSGLPQLARAIHAARDPDGVCPLAPLSGSLADAEHVQTSLRSLLRKAPGEPVLRRPVLLLLEADRLQPSAQQELAGFLTLPGFELSILAVAEEPLELLAEKDLYRTDLARVLSPLVVQFPPLADRSGDLPLLAQRALEKLNALGGPQRSGFSEEALDQLAAYPWPGNLDELAEVVEQAHRNARQAEVAAADLPDKIRKRIDAKRYAPQPPEKIDLYRYLSRIEGELIDRAMRLAKGNKTRAAELLGVNRARLIRRINQDD
- a CDS encoding DinB family protein, yielding MSIAQQIKHELQLPNFVVDGYLKDLTDEQLMIRPHPKANHIAWQVGHLIASENSLNNMVSPDSMPPLPDGFADRHRKDMASSDNPADFCTRDEYLKVMKEQRAGTFALLDRLSDEELEQPAPAQIQRLGATVGAVIAMQSAHWMMHAGQWVIVRRQLGKEPIF
- the truB gene encoding tRNA pseudouridine(55) synthase TruB codes for the protein MFGFLNINKPRGCTSRDVVDRVKFAARGWKVGHGGTLDPLADGVLVIALGQATRLVEYLQQAHKRYRAQFLLGRESATEDLEGEQILRPLAEPPTRADLDAALPAFIGSIQQRPPAYSAIKVQGRRAYELARKGKEVQLDERPVEVYSIEVEHYDYPQLTLNIECGKGVYVRSLGRDLAEALGDCAVMSGLTRTAIGSFTLADAISPDEIPAPDVLPYLLTPAALAVAHLPTIVVTEMETELLFAGRFLDNRFQLEEPLAAAHNQEGELVALVEPRRREIKSVRNFKPGQQ
- the rpsR gene encoding 30S ribosomal protein S18 is translated as MAPPPTKSTRARKRAKAKTRTAKKDPIFVDGKRPRPMYVDYKDIELLNKLINRHGRIVGRRKTGCTAVSQHAVTKAIKRARFMALLPYVGD